The DNA window TTTTATTTCATTGGATTCTGCCTGTTTTTTACGGGAAAACTTATCCAATTCTTCTTTCTTTTCTTTTTCAGCTAATATTTCTTTTTCTGATTTATAAAAAAGATTAATAAACAATATGATTAGAAATATGAGAGAAAATCCTATACTTAATACTTTATTTCTAATCTTCTCGGTTGATTGTAAATTTTGATCTTCAGTTTGATTGGGAAACTTAGTTTTTTGAGATCTTAGTATGATGAGATTTATTAAAAACAAAATAAATGAACCTACTAGAAATGTTACAAGACTTATCATGATAATTAGATTTTATATTATTTTTCAAATATAAATAGAAGCATAATGCAGAAATTATGGGAACCCGTAACGATACCTTTAGAGGTATTTAATTTTCTGCAAACTGAACTTTATATTACCAATTATTTTTATATCCAGTGTTTAAATCCCCCAACCCCATGTAACAAACCACCCTCCAAAGGCGTCTTATCATAAAGATACTTTTCACCAAACTATGAGACATGAATATTAACGCTAAAATTTTCGGGATCACCACTGTTGTGGTATCCTCCATTATGATGAATGCACAGACCCAAACCAGCAAGCTGCCGGGAGACCCTACCCTGGTTTCCACAAAGGCCACCTTCGACCAACTGATTGCGTACGATAAAGGCAACTACCAATACAAAGTAGAGGATTATTTTGCCCGGCCGAAAGCCTCTCAGTTCAGGGTATCGCCGGACGGACAATACCTTTCTTACAAGGAAAAAGATAAAGACGGCAAGAACCATGTGTATGTAAAGAACATTAAGACCGGAACCGTCACCAAAGCCATTGAGGAAAAAGATGACCTTATCAGGAACTACGGCTGGCTGGATAAAAAACGACTGTTCTTTACCCAGGACCGCGGCGGGAATGAAAATATCCACCTGTATGCCGCCGATATTGATGGGAAGAACCTGAAAGACCTGACGCCTTTTGAAGGGATTACCCTGAACATGGTGCATGCGATTAAGGATACTCCGTTTGTGATCGTGGCGATGAATAAGAACAACAAGCAGATCTTTGAACCGTATAAAATCAATTTCAATACGGGGGAAATGACGCAGCTGTATGAAAACAAGGATGTCAACAGCCCGATTGACAATTATATTTTCGACAAGGACGGAAACCTCCGCGGGTACGCAGTCCTGGAAAACGGACTGACCACAAAGCTGTATTACAAAGACCTGAAAACGGGGAAATTTAACCTCCTGAAATCCACCGACTGGAAAGATAATTTCTACATCATCAGTTTCAATGAAAACTCCGGCAACAAGGATGAAGCCTATGTGGTAACAAACCTTGACAGCGATAAATCGAGGATCGTGCTGTACGACCTGAAGAAGAATGCCGTGATCAGGGAAGTCTATTCCAATCCGGATTTCGATGTAAGCTCCATCAGCCTGGCCGGGAAAAACAGGAAGTACGAACTGGATTATATCAGCTATAACGGCATTAAAAACGAGACGATCCCGGTGAGCCCGTTTTATAAGGAAGTCCATAACAAACTGGTTTCCGAATTCGGCGACAAGCAGATTTCCGTGGTTTCATCGGATGATAAGGACGAAAAGCTGCTGGTAGTGGTAGACAGCGATAAGCTATACGGAAAATATTATATCTACGATACGAAAACCAAAACCACCAAGCTCCTTTTCGACCTGATGCCGCAGCTGAAAGAGCAAGATATGGCGGAAATGCGCCCGATAGAATTTAAAAGCAGGGACGGTGTGACCATCCACGGTTACATTACGCTGCCGAAGGAAGCCGTACAAGGTAAAAAAGTACCGCTGATCGTCAATCCGCACGGCGGTCCGCAGGGCATCCGCGACGACTGGGGCTTTAACCCGGAAACGCAGCTGTTTGCGAGCAGAGGTTATGCTACCTTACAGGTGAATTTCAGGATTTCAGGAGGGTACGGAAAGGAATTCCAGAAATCCGGCTACAAGCAGATCGGACGGAAAGCGATGGATGATGTGGAAGACGGGGTAAAATATGCCATTGCACAGGGCTGGATAGATAAAGACAAAGTAGCGATCTACGGCGGAAGCCACGGCGGTTACGCAACGTTGATGGGACTGATCAAAACACCGGACCTGTATACCTGCGGCGTTGATTATGTAGGCGTATCCAATATTTTCACCTTCTTCGATTCTTTCCCCGAATACTGGAAGCCTTACAAGGAAATGGTAAAACAGATCTGGTACGACCTGGACAATCCTGAGGAAGCTAAAATTGCCAAAGAAGTGTCACCGGTGTTCCAGATCGATAAGATCAAGAAGCCGCTGTTCGTAGTTCAGGGCGCCAATGACCCGAGGGTAAACATCAACGAATCCGACCAGATTGTAAAAGCATTGAGGGCCAAAGGCTTCGAGGTACCGTATATGGTAAAATATGATGAAGGCCACGGATTCGGGAAAGAGCATAACCGCATCGAGTTTTACAAAACCATGCTCGGCTTCTTTGCTGAAAACTTTAATAAGTAGGAAATCCTTTTCCATCATTTATAGAAAACAGAAAGCCAGACATTGGCTTTCTGTTTTTGTTTTTACATCCGTGATTACAGGTTTACCGTTTTACAAGCCCGGGGAAATTTCATTACGGTGATCTTGCACTGTTCCTATGAAAATTTATACCGCTCCAGAATACTTTCCTCACCCATTTAATCACAATGGATATGGAACGGGGCAAAGCATTTTCGTCCAAAATAATGCAGCCTTCCTGATAGGATTTTCGGATCCCGTTTATTAACCAGTTCAGGAGAAAAGATGAATCTCAGATGGTAAAACAGGATTTTCCATACTGCCGCAAAAATTAAATAATTTATCCAAAGCCAGTTGATGTATGAACTGCTATTTTTAAATAGTAACCCACATCAGGTCGGTATCAATGTATCAGGTTTTTACAGTATGGAAATAAGCTGTATGGCAGAGATGATCCTATTTATTTTTCTTCACCATTTTTGAAGCAGCTTCCTCCACTGTCATTTGCCTGTCCCAGATTACTTCTGATTGATAGGCTTTATTCAGCATCCCGATGTACTCCTCCATAGAGGGTAAGCCCATCTCCTTACGGCGGGCATCCAATCCTGCTTCATTATCTACCGGCCATACATAAACCTCTTTGCCTGTCTTAAGAGTCTGGGTACCGTACACCTGCTTCTTTCCGGTGAGCATCTGAACCCGGTCGCGGATGGTGGCCAGGTCACTTTTTGAAACGTTTCCCGCCTGGGCCTGTTTTTCAAGTACCGGCAGGTATTTCTGCATGAAAGTAAGGTCTGCATGGTCGATAACCAAAAACACGGTACTGCTCTCTTCCGCAGTCAATCCCTCCGGCCAGCCACACTGGTCCAGCAGCTGGCTGATGTATAGCTGGTTCTTCTTGTCTGACGCTTTCATTTCCAGCGCCATCTGTTTAATTTTGGAAGCATCGCCGGACGGCATTTCTTTTTTGATCTTCGCACGTATCTGCTGATCGGCTTCATGGATGCCTTTCAGTTTCTCTTTCACTGATGCATTATCTTTACAATTGATTTCCTGGGCGGAAGCCGAAAAAGCCCCGGTCATGATCAGCAGTGCAACAGCCGACTGAATTATTTTTGTCATAAAATTATATTAGAATAAGAATGGTTAAAAGTATTGAAATCCGTGCCTTAAATATATCCCTATTTTTAAGTATTTTTTACAGCTACAGCAGATCCCGGTCATGTAGCATTTTTTGACACTTGATGATATTGACATTTCTTATCTATAGATAAATTCCTAAGATCACCTGTACACTCCGTAAAATTTATAATGCATGTTATTTATTTTGCTGAATAGTTATATATTTAGATTATAAAATAGTTTTCATCTCATAATCCAGACATATGCCTGTACCGCTTCATTCTTTCCTGCATCTCCTGTTCATCGGGATCATAGCCCTTTTCCCGGTGGTTAATCCTATCGGTTCTGCCCTTATCATCAGCCCGTACCTGTCCAGGCTTTCGGAAAGCCGGAAGAAAAATGCAGTGCGGAAGATTACGATGTATGCCTTTTTTATCTGCATCATTTCTTTATTTGCGGGCCACTGGATCCTGGAACTGTTCGGGATTTCAATTCCTGTCATCCAGGTGGCCGGCGGAATCCTGATCTGCAAGATGGGATGGGTTTCGCTTTCCTCTGACCAGCAGCAGGGCAGTGACCAGGAGAAGGAAGATACGGAAATCAGTACCGCTGATATCTCAGACCAGCTCTTCTATCCGCTTACGTTTCCTATCACTACAGGCGCTGGCACGATTTCCGTACTGTTTACCCTGAGTGCACACAGTGCCGACAAAAACTGGGAAACGTACCTGATCAACACCTCTGCCATCATCCTGGCCATCATCATCATGTGTGCCCTGGTGTTTTTCTTTTACAGCCATACCAAAACCATCATACAGAAACTGGGAGCCAACGGCCAGAATATCGCCAACAGAATTTTTGCCTTCCTGATCTTCTGTGTTGGCCTGGAGATTGCCGTTACGGGCGTGAAAGCTATTTTCCACTGATATTCAGGCCTATAAAATACCATTGATACTCCATGTAACCGGCAACAGGTTGATGATGATATCATCAGATACTGGACGCAATAGTTTTAAAATTTACTTGAGCTGTAAAGATCCGATCAAATCCCTCCATTGCTGCGCAATTTTATCTTCACTGTAAGATTCCATGGACGTACGGGCATTGATCCCCATTTCCAGCCTTAACGTTTCACTGTTCATGAGCTCTTCCAGGCGTTGTAACATTTCGTTTTCATCCCGGCAAAGAAAGCCCGTAACTTCGTCTTTGA is part of the Chryseobacterium camelliae genome and encodes:
- a CDS encoding DUF6624 domain-containing protein → MTKIIQSAVALLIMTGAFSASAQEINCKDNASVKEKLKGIHEADQQIRAKIKKEMPSGDASKIKQMALEMKASDKKNQLYISQLLDQCGWPEGLTAEESSTVFLVIDHADLTFMQKYLPVLEKQAQAGNVSKSDLATIRDRVQMLTGKKQVYGTQTLKTGKEVYVWPVDNEAGLDARRKEMGLPSMEEYIGMLNKAYQSEVIWDRQMTVEEAASKMVKKNK
- a CDS encoding S9 family peptidase, which produces MNINAKIFGITTVVVSSIMMNAQTQTSKLPGDPTLVSTKATFDQLIAYDKGNYQYKVEDYFARPKASQFRVSPDGQYLSYKEKDKDGKNHVYVKNIKTGTVTKAIEEKDDLIRNYGWLDKKRLFFTQDRGGNENIHLYAADIDGKNLKDLTPFEGITLNMVHAIKDTPFVIVAMNKNNKQIFEPYKINFNTGEMTQLYENKDVNSPIDNYIFDKDGNLRGYAVLENGLTTKLYYKDLKTGKFNLLKSTDWKDNFYIISFNENSGNKDEAYVVTNLDSDKSRIVLYDLKKNAVIREVYSNPDFDVSSISLAGKNRKYELDYISYNGIKNETIPVSPFYKEVHNKLVSEFGDKQISVVSSDDKDEKLLVVVDSDKLYGKYYIYDTKTKTTKLLFDLMPQLKEQDMAEMRPIEFKSRDGVTIHGYITLPKEAVQGKKVPLIVNPHGGPQGIRDDWGFNPETQLFASRGYATLQVNFRISGGYGKEFQKSGYKQIGRKAMDDVEDGVKYAIAQGWIDKDKVAIYGGSHGGYATLMGLIKTPDLYTCGVDYVGVSNIFTFFDSFPEYWKPYKEMVKQIWYDLDNPEEAKIAKEVSPVFQIDKIKKPLFVVQGANDPRVNINESDQIVKALRAKGFEVPYMVKYDEGHGFGKEHNRIEFYKTMLGFFAENFNK
- a CDS encoding MarC family protein; translated protein: MPVPLHSFLHLLFIGIIALFPVVNPIGSALIISPYLSRLSESRKKNAVRKITMYAFFICIISLFAGHWILELFGISIPVIQVAGGILICKMGWVSLSSDQQQGSDQEKEDTEISTADISDQLFYPLTFPITTGAGTISVLFTLSAHSADKNWETYLINTSAIILAIIIMCALVFFFYSHTKTIIQKLGANGQNIANRIFAFLIFCVGLEIAVTGVKAIFH